From a region of the Lactuca sativa cultivar Salinas chromosome 4, Lsat_Salinas_v11, whole genome shotgun sequence genome:
- the LOC111876822 gene encoding uncharacterized protein LOC111876822 translates to MESKDKEPMEKQTQSRSKTSGQTNVRTKTDKAWEHITLSKDDQGNKIYICNFCEKFFRGGGISRAKKHLAGVIGDISACPKVTPEVRFTMEGILKETSQREKRKATSSVTISDDDEDIKETQVRNAKARSVKEGKKKATSSVHPFFTKGINDPSQPTIKSAMQTKKRIDDVDLAIAMWFYDACIPMNACNSPYFQHMIDKITSIGYGYKAPNYHALRVNLLSDAKKSVSLLIDSYRSQWIESGCTIMSDGWRDIRQRHLINFLFYCPKGISFLKSVDASDIESNALNLCNLFAEIVEMVGQKNVVQIVTDNAANYKLAGNMLCERYTSITWSPCAAHCLNLVLKDVSELDNVKSLVTLASRVTVFVYNHKWPLNWLRKRVGWTEIIRPGATRFGTAFIALKSLYDHKADLQAMVISTEFKKMLKVGNAVECKEIVLNENFWKNCLITVKVMTPLLRLLRLCDSDEKPALGYVYEGMHRARRRVKELFKKKKELYKPYTNIIDRRWDRMLRKSIHCAAYWLNPVFQYDRENLCSKREIFQGVLDMVEKNFSGSDIIDLTMSLGKFRDSEGTFGRPSAIASRTSTRPDEWWKLFGGDTPMLQKFAIRILSQTASSSGCERNWNVFERIHTKRRNRLEHQRLNDLVCVHYNLRLQNRLKVDKRSYDPIDYECIDKTEFWVVEEESNGELDYNDLENMLDEQEYEPTSQTQENEVGHVFDENEVDSKFSFTK, encoded by the exons ATGGAATCTAAGGACAAAGAACCAATGGAAAAACAAACTCAATCTCGATCCAAAACTTCCGGTCAAACGAATGTAAGAACTAAGACAGATAAAGCATGGGAACATATAACTCTATCCAAGGATGACCAAGGAAACAAGATTTACATATGTAATTTTTGTGAAAAATTTTTCCGTGGTGGTGGTATAAGCAGAGCTAAGAAACATCTTGCCGGTGTTATTGGTGACATATCAGCTTGTCCTAAAGTAACTCCAGAAGTTCGTTTTACAATGGAAGGTATTTTGAAAGAAACATCACAAAGGGAAAAACGTAAAGCTACATCAAGTGTTACTATCTCAGATGACGATGAAGATATAAAAGAAACACAAGTTCGAAATGCCAAAGCACGATCTGTTAAAGAGGGGAAAAAGAAAGCTACATCAAGTGTTCATCCTTTCTTTACAAAAGGTATAAATGATCCTTCTCAACCCACTATTAAATCTGCCATGCAAACTAAGAAAAGAATAGATGATGTGGATTTAGCTATTGCAATGTGGTTCTATGATGCATGTATACCTATGAATGCTTGTAACTCTCCATATTTTCAACATATGATAGATAAAATAACAAGTATTGGTTATGGGTACAAAGCACCTAATTATCATGCTCTGAGGGTAAACTTATTGTCAGATGCAAAGAAATCTGTTTCATTGTTAATTGATTCATACAGAAGTCAGTGGATTGAAAGTGGTTGCACGATTATGAGTGATGGGTGGAGGGATATTAGGCAACGCCATTTGATTAATTTCTTGTTTTATTGTCCTAAAGGGATATCATTTCTTAAATCTGTTGATGCATCTGATATAGAGAGCAATGCATTGAATTTGTGTAATTTGTTTGCTGAGATTGTTGAGATGGTAGGACAAAAGAATGTGGTACAAATTGTTACTGACAATGCTGCCAATTACAAACTTGCTGGTAATATGTTATGTGAAAGATATACTTCTATTACTTGGTCTCCATGTGCAGCACATTGTCTTAATCTTGTATTAAAGGATGTTTCAGAATTGGATAATGTGAAAAGTTTGGTCACTCTTGCATCTAGGGTTACTGTTTTTGTCTATAACCATAAATGGCCCTTGAATTGGTTAAGAAAAAGAGTTGGTTGGACTGAAATCATCCGTCCAGGTGCTACCCGTTTTGGTACCGCTTTTATTGCATTGAAAAGTTTGTATGATCATAAAGCCGATTTACAAGCAATGGTTATATCTACAGAGTTTAAGAAGATGTTAAAAGTGGGAAATGCGGTTGAATGCAAAGAAATTGTCTTgaatgaaaatttttggaaaaATTGTTTGATTACGGTGAAAGTGATGACTCCTTTGTTAAGGCTTTTGCGGTTATGTGATTCGGATGAAAAACCTGCATTGGGTTATGTTTATGAGGGAATGCATCGCGCAAGGAGAAGGGTTAAGGAATTATTTAAGAAAAAGAAAGAATTATACAAGCCTTATACTAACATAATTGATAGACGTTGGGATAGGATGTTAAGAAAAAGTATTCATTGTGCAGCGTATTGGTTAAATCCAGTTTTCCAGTATGATCGTGAGAATCTTTGTTCTAAAAGAGAGATATTTCAAGGCGTTCTTGATATGGTTGAGAAGAATTTTTCTGGTAGCGACATTATTGATCTTACAATGTCTCTAGGAAAGTTCCGTGACAGTGAAGGTACTTTTGGTAGACCTAGTGCCATTGCTTCTCGTACAAGTACACGTCCAG ATGAGTGGTGGAAGTTATTTGGTGGGGATACGCCTATGTTGCAAAAGTTTGCTATTAGAATTTTAAGTCAAACCGCATCTTCTTCCGGTTGTGAACGTAACTGGAATGTCTTTGAAAGGATTCATACAAAAAGGAGAAATAGGTTGGAACATCAAAGGCTTAATGATCTTGTATGTGTGCACTACAACTTACGTTTACAAAATAG ACTCAAGGTTGATAAAAGATCTTATGATCCTATTGACTATGAATGTATTGATAAGACGGAATTTTGGGTGGTAGAAGAAGAGTCGAATGGAGAACTTGATTACAATGATTTAGAAAATATGCTTGACGAACAAGAATATGAACCAACTTCTCAAACACAAG AAAACGAAGTTGGTCATGTTTTTGATGAGAATGAAGTTGATAGTAAATTTTCATTTACTAAGTGA
- the LOC111876823 gene encoding mitochondrial carrier protein CoAc1, translating into MECIAYVFFYTEVGMRGLYRGVGLAYIFEMKKNNYLLCLIECQTLIGILPYAGLKFYIYEKLKRHVFEEHQRSIMMRLCCGALAGLFGQTFTYPLDVVRRQMQVENMQTFGGGSGARHKGITTIVSEQGWRQLFAGLSINYIKIVPLVSIGFTTFDMMKSLLRIPPRQKKRNRSLLHKFTNTFYAKWQLLKGKN; encoded by the exons ATGGAATGTATTGCATATGTTTTTTTCTATACAGAGGTTGGTATGCGTGGCTTGTATCGAGGTGTAGGTTTAGCATatatttttgaaatgaaaaaaaataactaTCTGTTGTGTCTGATTGAAT GTCAAACACTCATTGGCATTCTGCCATATGCTGGATTGAAGTTTTACATTTATGAGAAGCTGAAAAGACATGTTTTTGAAGAGCATCAGAGATCAATCATGATGCGTTTGTGTTGTGGTGCTTTGGCTGGTTTATTTGGCCAAACTTTCACATACCCTTTAGATGTTGTTAGAAGGCAGATGCAG GTTGAGAATATGCAAACCTTTGGGGGTGGTAGTGGTGCTAGACATAAGGGGATCACCACTATTGTCTCTGAACAAGGATGGAGGCAATTATTTGCTGGCCTCAGCATAAATTACATCAAG ATTGTTCCTTTGGTTTCAATTGGTTTCACAACATTTGACATGATGAAGTCATTGCTTCGTATACCTCCTCGACAAAAAAAACGCAATCGATCTCTGCTGCATAAATTTACAAACACATTTTATGCAAAATGGCAGTTATTGAAAGgcaaaaattaa